The Elusimicrobiota bacterium genome window below encodes:
- a CDS encoding response regulator, with protein sequence MKVLIVDDEPTTLKILAAALKNLGHQPVPAASAEEAWAIFDKEPVSIVASDWMMPGMNGLALCQKIRKRPNTRNTFVFIMTGKKNSAEDYCRAFSSGANDFLFKPVDPHVLDNQLRMAQRVLDITPPSQGSRSTAKISQSIAKDDHD encoded by the coding sequence ATGAAAGTATTAATCGTCGATGACGAGCCGACGACGCTTAAAATCCTTGCGGCCGCGCTGAAAAACCTGGGGCACCAACCCGTGCCGGCGGCCAGCGCCGAAGAAGCCTGGGCTATTTTCGATAAGGAGCCCGTCTCCATCGTCGCCAGCGACTGGATGATGCCCGGAATGAACGGTCTGGCGCTGTGCCAAAAAATTCGCAAGCGTCCCAACACCAGGAATACGTTCGTCTTCATTATGACGGGCAAAAAAAACTCCGCCGAAGACTACTGCAGGGCGTTCTCCAGCGGCGCGAATGACTTTCTCTTTAAACCCGTGGACCCTCATGTTCTGGATAATCAGCTGCGTATGGCTCAACGGGTTCTCGACATCACCCCGCCCAGCCAAGGATCGCGCTCAACGGCAAAAATATCGCAAAGCATTGCCAAGGATGATCATGATTAA